GAGTAAGAATCTGCGGACGTGCTGACGGCTGAAGTACGTCGAAACGATCCAAGGTCACGATGCCCAGGCCAGACTGGCGGGCGATGGTTACGGCCAGCAGTGCGTCACAGCGCCATTTTTCGGACTCACTGAGCAGGCCATATAGGCGGCCTCCGTAGGTGATTTCGATATCGTCGCGGATATGCACCTGAGCCCATTTCGCCATGTCGGATATGGTGCTGAGCATGGTATTTACTGGTTCCAAAGCTGATTTCAAGATGTCACCGGGGATGCCATCAGGAGCGAGACCCTCAGCGATTTTCACCCAGGCTTTGACCTGTTCGTGATGCGATGTTGCTTTTGCGATCATCGTTTCACGCCCGATGTTAAGGGCCATGGCGTCCTGCAAAGCTTGGTGCTTGGCGCTCAGCTTGTCGCGTTCCTGGCGCAGCTCGTTGATCATCTGTTCGGCGTTGGCGATAGCCTCAGCAGTTGGCGCTGTGGCAGATTCTTGCTCCAAGACGGCAAGTTGATCTGCGGCACTGGTGCACTCGTCTAGGTCACGCCTGCTGTTCTGCACTGCACGCAGAGCGCTTTCCAGATAGCCGTTGTATTCGGCCACCCGCTTGGCCGCTTCCGGATCAGCGACTTTCTCTGATTCAACGTAGGCACGGAGGCTGAAGTGCTCGTCAGTTGCTGCTCGATGCAGCTCCAGCGAACCTTTGCAGTGTGGGCATTCCAACGGAGTAAGCAGAGGGCTCGTTTCGGCAGCACGCCGAGCTCCAGCCAACTTGGCATCCCACTCGTTTCGATGCTTCTCGTCTTCGGCCAGCTTGATTTTACGGCGTGGCATTTGGTCGACCAGGGTGCGCAGTTGGTCGATACGTTGTTGGCGTTGGACTGCTGAGGCTGCGTTGGCCAGATGACCGCCGAGGGTCTGTTGGGCCTCGGCCATGTCTTGGTTGATGACATTTAATTGCTCAAACGCCTGATCAACTTGTGCCTGGTCTATACCGCTGATCTGGATTGCTTCCGGCTCCCAGTCTTCGGCTTTCTCGCTGCCGTAGGCCTCACCAGTAATTGCTTTCCAGGCACCACGCGCCTCGGCGGCATATTCCTTGGCTTGCTCGGCAGCAGCGGGGAAGCCTGCGCGTAACATGGGTTTGATTTTCTCGACCAAAGTGGCGTCTGCGCCGCGTGCGAGCAAGCGCTTGGCCGCTTCGTTTGGGCTAGCGCTGGAGCCGGTCAGATCAAACAGCAATTTGCGGCGATCTTTGCCATCCAAGGCGGCAAACTTGGACGCATCGAGCACAAATGGCAGGTATGGGGTGTCGATCAAAGGCGCGGTGTTGCCCTTGGGCAGCATGGCCCAGGATGCCTGTTCATCACCGTTTGGGTCGATCCAAGTGATGTGGGATTCGCTTTTCTTTTGACCTTCGGTGATCAGCTGGGGCAGATCCTTTTTCTTTGATACGCGGCGAGGTTCGCCAGTCAGAGCCATGCTGATGGCATCCATCAGCGAGGATTTACCCGCTCCGTTGTTACCGGAGACAAGCAGCACAGGCTCAGAAACAACAAGGGCCGCATGACGCAGCCCCTGAAAGTTGGAAATGGTGATAGATGAGATACGCATGGCAATCAGTCCATTTTGAGTTCCAAGTCGTCCAGTGAAATGGCGACCCGGTAGGTGTTGTTTGTGGGCACTGCGGCTTCGCTCTGAAGAACAATGGTGCCGTCGTCAAGCATGCGGATTAACAGCCCTTGAGCTGTTGCCTGGTCGATGGCCAGGCGACTTTGCAGATAGTCAAAAGTGACCTCTGGGGATGCTTTAGCCAGCAGTGCTTTTACGTCGCTGTAGCTGTAGCTGCCGTACTTTGCCGGTGGTGTACCGGTCGGGTTGGCTTGGCCACCGCTCTCGTTTTCTGGTGGTGCGGATACCAGTACTCGGCGGGTGCCGTTCTCGTCAGCAGGGCCAACAACACGGTCGGCTTCCATGGCTTCAATGATGCGCGCGGCGCGGTTGTAGCCGACTTTCAGCTCGCGCTGAAGGACGCTGATAGCCGGGCGGCGCTCACGTATCACAAACTGTATGGCTTCCGTGTAGAGCGGGTCTTGATTGCCTGGCCCGGTTTCAGCTTCCGCGTTGGCTACGTCATCTTCAAAGTCGCCAGTTTGCTGCTCGCCCAGCAATTCACCTTGATCAGGATCGGGTTTCACTTCCTCCATGCCCCCGAGGTGGTCGGCTGCATTGGCCACCACCAGCAAGCAGACCTTGCCTTGGCTGTCGATCAGCTCATGGCGCATTGGGTCAAACTGGCTGACCTTGAATGTGGCCTTGATTCCTTCCTTGATGGCGACTGACTCAAGAATTCCGCTGATAGTCGGGTTGCCACCGGCAGCGATCAGTTTTACAGCATGAGTGGTGGCGCGGGTGACGGTGGAGGTCAGGCGTTCAATCACGGCTGCCTGCTTCTTCTCGTTCAACTTCGGCCAGACGTCCGGTAGCGCACGGATCTCTTGAAGGAGCACTTGCAGCAAGTCGCGCCCCAGGGTTTCGCTCGACAACTGAACAGGGGAGAGTTTGGGGTGCTCGTCAGTTAGTTCGACCGATTCGGTCAAGGACTCGGCCACCTGCTCGGTGACTTGTTGGACGGTTTTAGGTTCGGCGCGTACTGCTGCGGCTGCTTTTGTCATGGGTAGGTCTCACAGGTTGGCGATGCGTTCGAGGTTTTCCAGCTGGGAATCACTCAGGTACATCTCGCCACGCCAGCGCTGGTAGTTCGCGCTGATATCGGTGGTGAATTTGATTTCCCAGTTATTGGAGGCGTTGAGTTCGGCTGCTGCGAGTAGTGAGGTGAACTCGTCTAGGCGGGTAAATTGCTCGATAACTGTGCGTGCGACCATGAGCGGTTACCCCATGTCCAGTTCTTCGGATTCGCCTGCCTGCGGCTGAGCTTGTTTCGGTTGCTGGGCTGCCGGAGTGGTTTCGGACGTGCGCGTTATTTCGCCACTCACCAGGTCCACTTGTTCGTCAGGGGTATGCGACAAGGACGGCTGATCATCGTCAGCGCCGGTGGGCGCGTCATCATCAACTACTTGGTATTCGCCGCTCAGCACGGCGTCGAGTGACTGGGTGTCGTGATCGACTTTGCTGTCTAACGCGGCAGCAGTGGCCAGCTCAATGCTAACCGGCAGGTACTTGAACAGTCGCCGCAGAACGGTTTTGCGGCCCATTTCCACGAAGTGCTGGCCCCAGACTGTGCTGCCTTTGTCGCGGGCGAATTTGTAATTCTGGCTGGCGTCGCGGATCTCCTCGATCTGTGCGCGGCTCATGACCTCGAAGGCGTAGCCGCCGCCGACCAATTTGGCCACCGCATAGAAGGCAATCACGTCACCGCGTGCACCGAGAGCCGGTCGGTGCATCAACTTTTCATCTAGGCCGTACTCGTACTCGAATTGGTCCTTCTGGCACACCTCATGTGCCGAGATGCTGACGATCTGCCCGGAACGTCGAGCAAGGTCTACCAGGCCTTTGTAGCCGAAGACAATTTGCACTTCGGTCTTACCCGCTCGTTTGTTGTCGAACGGGATTAGGTAGGCGTGACCAAGGGGAGTGTTTGGCTCCAGACCAAGCTGTGAACACTGAACGATGGCGCCGAACAGTGACTCAACAGTGCAATTCATTAGTTTTGGTGTTGTACGCATGGCGCCGAGGGCGATTTTCAGCATGCGGTCGGCATTAACGTGCTGCGGCAACACGGCCATCAGCGTTGCTTTCTGACTCTCGAAGAACTTCTTAACGTTGCCGATACCGGCATCTTTCGCCACCTGCTTAGAGGTAGTGCGCAGGTCTGCGAGCTGGGTTGCTTGGGACATGGCTGTCTCCTAGTGAGGTGGTCAATCGTGATAAGGGCAAGTCGCCCAGCGTGGGCAGTACCGTGCACTACAGAGCATGCTCTGCGGGTTCGGTGGGAAGTGGCCGCTGCGGAACATGTCTGCGGCGAACTGGATCAGTCCGGGGAAGCTTTCACTGCCGACCATCAGTTCACGTGCGCCGATGATTTCGCCGGTAGCGGCTTCGGCTTTGCCTTTGGTCTTGAGGCCAATGATCTCAGCCGGGGCTGTGCAGCGCTGGCCGGTGGTGTGCTCATACAGCAGCTCGTAGGTGCCAATCTGTGGCTTGTGGCCTTTTGTTTTGGCCACGCCTTCGGCTGTTACCGCCGCGGTACCAGTCTTCACGTCAGCAATACCAACGCCTTCACCATGTCGACGAATGCGGGCACGGTCGAGCGTGCCGGTCAGCCGAACGATCTGGCCGTCGCCGCAGTTGATCTCAAGCGGCTTGGTTTCCATCTCTACCGCGACAAACTCATAGTGCGGGCTAATGTCGTTGCAGTACCGGATGTGGAGGGCCAGGCCGGTAGCTTCAGCATCGCGTGGTGTGAGGTCTGCACCTCGCCAGTCAACATCGAACTCGGGGTGGCGCAGGGTCTGGACGAAAACCTCGGCCGCATCGTCTGCCGACACGTCCTGTCCGTTTACGCGTGCGATATCGAATGCTGCGGTGCCAGCGTGAATAGCAGTCCCTAGCAGGGCGCGTGGGCTACTAGGTGATTTGATACCCAACAGGTGAACCCCTTCCCAGCGGTAAGCGCAGTCGAACAGCGATCCCCACGACGAGGCTCGCACGGTAATAGTGGTACTCACGACCTTGCCTCAAACCGCAAGACACACAGTCCACCGCTGTAGATGATGAATGTTGGCTCGCCGTAGCCATGACGCTTTGCCAGTGCCATGGCGATTGCTTTGGTTTTACCTGCTATTTCGTGAGTGTGTGATTTCATTGTCCGAACTCCTTTCGAACCTTTTGATCAATAGCCAGCGCAACCGACTCTTGAAGCGGCCCGGCGATTAGCGACACGTTTTGCCTGGCCATAAAGCGCGGCTCTACGTCCAGCAGGGACATGAGTTGCGTCCAGAACTCTTTGCGCTGGGCTACAGGAGCGCAGCACATGGCGTCCTCAATGTCGCGCCATTCCAGTTCATCGCGAGCCTGATCAGATCGAAGATCGAAAGACCGGCTTGCATCTTCATCACGCGCTATCGAGGTGTAATACACGGCCTCAAGCGCCCCAGCATTGCTGATTGCGTGATTCATGATTGATACCTCAAATCGCACTGGTCAGCCGCCAGAGCAGGGGCGATTAGCCGGGCTGGCGTCTGCCGGTGCGATTATTGAGTAAGAAAAAAGAACCCCGGCGAACCGGGGTGAATGGTTGCCCAAGCGGGCAGGGAGGGATGCTTATTTGGCTGGGTTCTTAATAGTCGATGCGTCGCCGCACGTTCGGCCTTTCTTCTCCCGACTATCTGTATGTGTGAGCCGTGACCTGCGCACAGACAGTAGAACCCATGCGAATAGGTGCCGGTTGCTGCCCGGCGGCACCTGCCCACAGACCGAGCTGTAGGCTTATGCCAGCTTCCCGTTTACGGGGCGCGCTGCTTTGGGTGTATTCGTGAGGTTCTTTCCCAAAGCGCCCGGTCGCCCAGGCGCTTCAGTGAGAGCTTTAGTTACTCGCCACGCTCAGCTACTGGCTTCTTGCGCAGCTTCGATAAATGTCAAAGAACATCTCCATACGGAGCCAGTCGATCCCTTGACTAGGGGCTGGGGGATCGCTTCGCCTGTCCCGTGCTAGCCGGTGTGTCCGGCTTGTTAAGGCTACCATCCATTTGTAGGGCGGCATGGATGTAACAATATCTGCGGTAATATTAATCGTCAAGACTTGCGGTATTAATTATTTATTCGCGGTAATATTTAAACTCCCGTATGTGCTGCTTAGAAGCTGAGCATGCTGGTTGAGGGGGCTAATCCATTACGCGTGTCCAACATGCACAAACGCTGCAGTCTGGCCGTCTCGCTACCGTGGCGTTGTTGGCATGCTCAATTTCTTCGAGCGGGCGATCCCAGTCTGCAGGAAATCAGCGGGGGGAGGGGGATCAAGCTCACCTGGTGCGCAATCTGAGCTTGCGGCGTGCTGAGCAAGTGATTCACGCATCGTGGTAGGTGCTGATAAGAGGAGATTTGTCGCTGGTGCGATAGAGGCACTCTGTGTTCTGGGTGAGCGACTTCCTTGCTTTTGCTGTATTTGTATCCGGCAATGTAGGAGCAAGTGGCCACTCTGAAGTAGGTGTGTAAAGTTTTGGTATGGGGAGGCCTGGCATGAGAAAGCGATCCCGCCGGGCTCTGGTTGCTTAGCTGTTGTGGCCCGGTTCGGTATGTTAGGTGGAAATGACATCCAGCTTAGGTGGGTAAGTTGGGGATTGATCACGCCAGCTCGGGCTACGTCGATGTTGAGGGCGAGCTGATAAGTCGATAAATGTGAGCTTATTAGGAGTCATGCTGATGCCTGTATTAGGGCCGACTTGACTGATAATCAGTAAATGGCTAATATGTTCTCTAAAAAGAGAACTTTGTTTCTTTTTTGGTAAGGCTGTGGTGCTAGTGAATGCACTTCTGAGGGTTTGCACATGAGACTTACACCGTTTGGAGAGGCTTCAAGGCTGCTTCGAATGAAGTTCGACCTTTCACTGAAGGCGATGGCTGAGGCGATGAGCATCAGTTCCGCCCACTTGAGCGGTATCGAATATGGCGAAAAGCGGCTTTCTGATAAGCATGTTGAGTCCGCAATAGATTTTTTCAGGCCCATGGTGAGTGAAGACCAGTTGATGGATTTGCAGATAGCCGCAGAGCAGTCGAAAGATATTGTGAACACTGCGGAACTGGATGCAGATGCGCGGGGGTTGGTGGCTGCTTTTGCCAGGAGGCTGCAGGAGGGAGCCGCTCCTTCTGATGAAATCAGAGAGTGGATTAATGCACGAAAAGGCAGAGGAGAATGAGCATTGACAACGCTCTTAACTAGCGTAGGGCCTAAGAGCCCTTCAGGCCTTAAAGTTAAGGCACAGAGCTACGCTTCGCTTGAGGAGGTAGCCGACGGAATTAGAGGGGCGCTACCTCTGCAGCAGGGACAGCCATTCAATTTGG
The Pseudomonas mendocina DNA segment above includes these coding regions:
- a CDS encoding AAA family ATPase, which translates into the protein MRISSITISNFQGLRHAALVVSEPVLLVSGNNGAGKSSLMDAISMALTGEPRRVSKKKDLPQLITEGQKKSESHITWIDPNGDEQASWAMLPKGNTAPLIDTPYLPFVLDASKFAALDGKDRRKLLFDLTGSSASPNEAAKRLLARGADATLVEKIKPMLRAGFPAAAEQAKEYAAEARGAWKAITGEAYGSEKAEDWEPEAIQISGIDQAQVDQAFEQLNVINQDMAEAQQTLGGHLANAASAVQRQQRIDQLRTLVDQMPRRKIKLAEDEKHRNEWDAKLAGARRAAETSPLLTPLECPHCKGSLELHRAATDEHFSLRAYVESEKVADPEAAKRVAEYNGYLESALRAVQNSRRDLDECTSAADQLAVLEQESATAPTAEAIANAEQMINELRQERDKLSAKHQALQDAMALNIGRETMIAKATSHHEQVKAWVKIAEGLAPDGIPGDILKSALEPVNTMLSTISDMAKWAQVHIRDDIEITYGGRLYGLLSESEKWRCDALLAVTIARQSGLGIVTLDRFDVLQPSARPQILTLLRNLTQAGEMDTAILTGTMKEALPKVPSGIQQVWIEGGQIAAPISAAA
- a CDS encoding PD-(D/E)XK nuclease family protein, whose protein sequence is MSTTITVRASSWGSLFDCAYRWEGVHLLGIKSPSSPRALLGTAIHAGTAAFDIARVNGQDVSADDAAEVFVQTLRHPEFDVDWRGADLTPRDAEATGLALHIRYCNDISPHYEFVAVEMETKPLEINCGDGQIVRLTGTLDRARIRRHGEGVGIADVKTGTAAVTAEGVAKTKGHKPQIGTYELLYEHTTGQRCTAPAEIIGLKTKGKAEAATGEIIGARELMVGSESFPGLIQFAADMFRSGHFPPNPQSMLCSARYCPRWATCPYHD
- the recT gene encoding recombination protein RecT; its protein translation is MSQATQLADLRTTSKQVAKDAGIGNVKKFFESQKATLMAVLPQHVNADRMLKIALGAMRTTPKLMNCTVESLFGAIVQCSQLGLEPNTPLGHAYLIPFDNKRAGKTEVQIVFGYKGLVDLARRSGQIVSISAHEVCQKDQFEYEYGLDEKLMHRPALGARGDVIAFYAVAKLVGGGYAFEVMSRAQIEEIRDASQNYKFARDKGSTVWGQHFVEMGRKTVLRRLFKYLPVSIELATAAALDSKVDHDTQSLDAVLSGEYQVVDDDAPTGADDDQPSLSHTPDEQVDLVSGEITRTSETTPAAQQPKQAQPQAGESEELDMG
- a CDS encoding DNA translocase FtsK yields the protein MTKAAAAVRAEPKTVQQVTEQVAESLTESVELTDEHPKLSPVQLSSETLGRDLLQVLLQEIRALPDVWPKLNEKKQAAVIERLTSTVTRATTHAVKLIAAGGNPTISGILESVAIKEGIKATFKVSQFDPMRHELIDSQGKVCLLVVANAADHLGGMEEVKPDPDQGELLGEQQTGDFEDDVANAEAETGPGNQDPLYTEAIQFVIRERRPAISVLQRELKVGYNRAARIIEAMEADRVVGPADENGTRRVLVSAPPENESGGQANPTGTPPAKYGSYSYSDVKALLAKASPEVTFDYLQSRLAIDQATAQGLLIRMLDDGTIVLQSEAAVPTNNTYRVAISLDDLELKMD